The Chitinophaga flava genome has a segment encoding these proteins:
- a CDS encoding acyl-CoA dehydrogenase: MDYQLTEEHLMIQKAARDFANTELLPGVIERDEHQKFPAEQIKKLGELGFLGMMVSPKYGGAGLDTISYVLAMEEISKIDASASVVMSVNNSLVCWGLETYGTEEQKQKYLVPLAKGEIIGAFLLSEPEAGSDATSQRTTAEDKGDHYLVNGTKNWITNGNSASVYLVMTQTHPEKGSKGINALIIEKNSPGVTVGAKENKLGIRGSDTHSIMFQDVKVPKENRIGEDGFGFKFAMKTLAGGRIGIASQALGIASGAYELALKYSKERKAFGKEISQHQAIQFKLADMATRIEASRLLCLKAAWEKDQHLDYTLSGSMAKVFSSETAMWVTTEAVQVHGGYGYVKEYHVERLMRDAKITQIYEGTSEVQRIVISRSILG; this comes from the coding sequence ATGGACTATCAACTTACGGAAGAGCATCTGATGATTCAAAAGGCTGCACGTGATTTCGCCAATACGGAACTATTACCCGGGGTGATAGAGCGTGATGAGCACCAGAAATTCCCTGCCGAACAGATCAAGAAACTCGGAGAACTGGGATTTTTGGGTATGATGGTAAGCCCCAAATATGGGGGTGCCGGTCTCGATACCATCTCCTATGTACTGGCGATGGAAGAGATCTCCAAAATAGATGCCTCTGCCTCCGTAGTGATGAGTGTTAATAATTCACTGGTATGCTGGGGGCTGGAAACCTATGGTACCGAAGAACAAAAACAGAAATACCTGGTGCCCCTGGCCAAAGGCGAGATTATCGGCGCTTTCCTGCTGAGTGAGCCGGAAGCCGGTTCCGACGCCACCTCCCAGCGCACTACCGCCGAAGATAAAGGAGATCACTACCTGGTAAACGGTACCAAAAACTGGATCACCAACGGTAACTCCGCCAGCGTATACCTCGTAATGACCCAAACCCACCCTGAAAAGGGCAGCAAAGGGATCAATGCCCTGATCATCGAAAAAAACAGCCCTGGCGTGACCGTAGGCGCCAAGGAAAACAAACTGGGCATCCGCGGTAGCGATACCCACAGCATCATGTTCCAGGACGTTAAAGTGCCAAAAGAAAACAGAATAGGGGAAGACGGCTTCGGCTTCAAATTCGCCATGAAAACACTGGCCGGCGGCCGTATCGGCATCGCCTCCCAGGCGCTGGGCATCGCCAGCGGCGCTTATGAGCTGGCCCTCAAATATTCCAAAGAAAGAAAAGCTTTCGGCAAGGAAATCTCCCAGCACCAGGCCATCCAGTTCAAACTGGCGGATATGGCAACCCGTATCGAAGCTTCCCGCCTGCTTTGCCTCAAAGCTGCCTGGGAAAAAGACCAGCACCTCGATTACACCCTCAGTGGCTCTATGGCTAAAGTGTTCTCCTCCGAAACTGCGATGTGGGTAACCACCGAAGCAGTGCAGGTACACGGCGGTTATGGCTATGTAAAAGAATACCACGTTGAACGCCTCATGCGTGACGCCAAGATCACACAGATCTACGAAGGCACCTCAGAAGTGCAGCGGATCGTGATCAGCCGCTCCATCCTGGGGTAA
- a CDS encoding YtxH domain-containing protein, protein MSTIKFLAGAIAGLTTGIVIGMLTAPESGDHTRRKIRHTADDWRNKINGMMNRSGEDLSDLKQVFEKEIDGLHNDTRERVLRLIDKAQSKYYRFKKEALS, encoded by the coding sequence ATGTCTACCATCAAATTTTTAGCAGGAGCAATAGCAGGGTTGACTACAGGGATTGTAATCGGTATGCTGACAGCTCCGGAAAGTGGCGATCATACCCGTAGAAAAATCAGGCATACTGCGGATGACTGGCGTAACAAAATCAATGGTATGATGAACCGTAGCGGCGAAGACCTCTCTGACCTTAAACAGGTATTTGAAAAGGAAATTGACGGTCTGCACAATGATACCCGCGAGCGTGTTTTAAGGCTGATCGATAAAGCACAGAGCAAATATTACCGCTTTAAAAAGGAAGCGCTTTCTTAA
- a CDS encoding YggS family pyridoxal phosphate-dependent enzyme, whose protein sequence is MAINITAYKEVLSALTPYHAKLVAVSKTKPVEDIEAFYATGQRIFGENYVQELVEKQAVLPADIEWHFIGHLQSNKVKYLAPFVHTIHAIDSLKLLQEINKQAAKNQRVINCLLQVHIAAEETKFGLDEQELQQLLAFWESHPADFEHIHIAGMMGMATNTNNESQVRQEFHQLHQLFGSVKTRFFNNKDYFRELSIGMSADYPIALEEGSTMVRIGSLLFGERNYNK, encoded by the coding sequence ATGGCTATCAACATCACCGCCTATAAAGAGGTGCTGTCTGCCCTGACACCTTATCATGCCAAACTGGTGGCGGTTTCCAAAACCAAACCAGTAGAGGATATAGAGGCATTTTATGCAACAGGACAACGCATCTTTGGCGAAAATTACGTACAGGAATTAGTAGAAAAACAGGCAGTATTGCCGGCAGACATCGAATGGCACTTTATTGGGCACCTCCAGTCCAATAAAGTAAAGTATCTGGCCCCTTTTGTACATACCATCCATGCAATAGACAGCCTGAAGCTGCTGCAGGAGATCAACAAACAGGCCGCCAAAAACCAGCGTGTCATCAACTGCCTGCTACAGGTACATATTGCCGCGGAAGAAACCAAGTTTGGCCTCGATGAGCAGGAATTACAGCAACTGCTCGCCTTCTGGGAATCTCACCCTGCAGATTTCGAACATATACACATCGCCGGCATGATGGGCATGGCCACCAACACCAACAATGAATCACAGGTCCGCCAAGAGTTCCACCAGCTCCACCAGTTATTCGGGTCTGTTAAAACAAGATTTTTTAACAACAAGGATTATTTCAGGGAACTATCCATCGGCATGAGCGCTGACTATCCCATCGCACTGGAGGAGGGCAGTACCATGGTACGTATCGGCAGCCTGCTGTTTGGAGAAAGGAACTATAATAAGTAA
- a CDS encoding TlpA disulfide reductase family protein: MKKLWIYCLAGIGMAACNTGNTKKELSDGVWKASLHRADGANIVFNFQVKDTAGKKVLYVLNATDKLLVDDVKVNGDSVFIKMPFFDSEFKARLAEGGNLEGQWIRHLADKDVSIPFTAQPHTAERFKKGAAPAQQVTGRWVTTFVDKDKSSEAIGEFKQMGDLVYGTFLTTTGDYRFLDGIMDGDTLRLSTFDGSHAYLFTGLVKKDSIVNGRFFAGIGDHVEDWTAVKNDSAKLPDERTLATMKPGQSKLDFTFPDLNGNKVNINDDRFKNKVVVITLMGSWCPNCMDETGFLSQWYKKNKDRGVEVIGLAYERTPDFEKSKKALTGFLQRFDVQYPVLITGVTPADPEKGEKTLPQLTGIKGFPTTIFIDKKGNVKEVHTGFSGPGTGEHYEQFKADFERLITQLLAS, encoded by the coding sequence ATGAAGAAACTTTGGATCTATTGCCTCGCAGGTATCGGCATGGCCGCCTGCAATACCGGCAACACTAAAAAAGAACTCAGCGACGGCGTATGGAAAGCCAGCCTGCACCGGGCCGATGGCGCCAACATCGTATTTAATTTCCAGGTAAAGGATACAGCCGGCAAAAAAGTACTGTATGTACTCAACGCTACTGATAAACTGCTGGTAGATGATGTAAAAGTGAACGGTGACTCCGTATTTATCAAAATGCCTTTCTTTGATTCTGAATTTAAGGCCCGCCTTGCAGAAGGTGGCAACCTCGAAGGACAATGGATCAGGCACCTCGCAGATAAAGACGTGTCTATCCCCTTTACTGCCCAGCCTCATACAGCAGAACGTTTCAAAAAAGGCGCTGCTCCTGCTCAACAGGTGACAGGCCGCTGGGTAACAACATTTGTGGACAAGGATAAATCCAGCGAAGCCATCGGCGAATTTAAACAGATGGGCGACCTGGTATACGGAACTTTCCTCACCACCACGGGTGACTACCGCTTCCTCGATGGTATCATGGACGGCGATACACTCCGCCTCTCTACCTTCGACGGCTCTCATGCATACCTCTTTACAGGCCTGGTGAAAAAAGACAGTATCGTCAACGGCCGCTTCTTCGCTGGCATTGGCGACCATGTGGAAGACTGGACCGCCGTGAAAAACGACTCCGCCAAACTGCCCGATGAGCGTACCCTGGCCACGATGAAACCCGGCCAGTCTAAACTGGACTTCACCTTCCCGGACCTCAACGGCAATAAAGTAAACATCAACGACGACCGCTTCAAAAACAAAGTGGTGGTGATCACCCTCATGGGCTCCTGGTGTCCCAACTGTATGGACGAAACCGGCTTCCTGAGCCAGTGGTACAAGAAAAACAAAGACCGCGGTGTGGAAGTGATCGGCCTGGCATACGAACGTACGCCCGACTTTGAGAAGTCCAAAAAAGCACTCACCGGCTTCCTCCAACGTTTCGATGTACAGTATCCGGTGCTCATTACCGGCGTTACGCCAGCTGACCCGGAAAAAGGGGAGAAGACCCTGCCACAGCTGACTGGTATCAAAGGGTTCCCGACTACTATCTTCATCGATAAAAAAGGAAACGTAAAAGAAGTACATACCGGCTTCTCCGGCCCTGGTACCGGTGAACACTATGAACAGTTCAAAGCAGATTTTGAGAGATTAATCACTCAGTTGCTAGCATCCTGA
- a CDS encoding SRPBCC family protein gives MIKQSTNGHVPPKAGKLYESSNIINVTPEGRIVSIFTGAWLLGSAISKVDKKPGASLLKLLGAGYLLYRGISGNDLINGLLGRRKRDKHAASINIRTSLKIDNPKEEVYYFWRQLGNLPVFMKHLQSVEELDPLHSHWVVKGPGGIGTLEWDAEIVKEIPGEMLGWRSLPGSSIATAGRVTFQDTLNGGTELDVIISYRPPAGYMGSGLAWLLNPSFENMIDRDIKRFKSYMETGEIIS, from the coding sequence ATGATAAAACAATCAACAAATGGTCATGTACCACCCAAAGCAGGAAAGCTTTACGAAAGTTCCAATATCATCAATGTCACGCCGGAAGGCAGAATTGTATCTATTTTCACGGGTGCATGGCTTTTGGGCAGTGCTATCAGCAAAGTAGATAAAAAGCCGGGGGCAAGCCTTTTAAAGCTGCTGGGCGCCGGTTATTTGCTGTACCGTGGTATTTCCGGCAATGACCTCATTAATGGATTGCTGGGCAGACGAAAACGGGATAAACATGCCGCTTCTATCAATATCCGGACATCCCTGAAGATTGACAATCCGAAGGAGGAGGTATATTATTTCTGGCGTCAGCTGGGCAATCTGCCGGTATTCATGAAACATTTGCAGTCTGTTGAAGAACTGGACCCGCTGCATTCACATTGGGTAGTGAAAGGCCCTGGTGGCATTGGCACACTTGAATGGGATGCGGAAATAGTGAAGGAAATACCTGGTGAGATGCTGGGATGGCGTTCTTTGCCGGGGTCGTCTATTGCTACGGCGGGGCGTGTAACTTTCCAGGATACACTGAACGGAGGTACAGAACTGGATGTGATCATCTCCTACCGTCCTCCGGCCGGCTATATGGGCAGTGGGCTTGCCTGGTTATTGAATCCCTCTTTTGAGAATATGATAGACCGGGATATCAAACGTTTTAAAAGCTATATGGAAACCGGAGAAATTATCAGTTGA